From the Dama dama isolate Ldn47 chromosome 24, ASM3311817v1, whole genome shotgun sequence genome, one window contains:
- the RPL29 gene encoding large ribosomal subunit protein eL29, with protein sequence MAKSKNHTTHNQSRKWHRNGIKKPRSQRYESLKGVDPKFLRNMRFAKKHNKKGLKKMQANNAKAMSARAEAVKALVKPKEVKPTMPTGGSRKLSRLAYIAHPKLGKRARARIAKGLRFCRPKSQSKAPTKAKPPAAAAPAAKGAQAPTKATE encoded by the exons ATGGCCAAGTCCAAGAACCACACCACGCACAACCAGT CCCGAAAATGGCATAGAAACGGCATCAAGAAACCCCGATCACAACGATATGAATCTCTTAAAGGG GTAGACCCCAAGTTCCTGAGGAACATGCGCTTTGCCAAGAAGCACAACAAGAAGGGCCTGAAGAAGATGCAGGCCAACAATGCCAAGGCCATGAGTGCACGTGCTGAGGCTGTCAAGGCCCTTGTGAAGCCCAAGGAGGTCAAGCCCACGATGCCAACAGGCGGTAGCCGCAAGCTCAGCCGACTTGCTTACATTGCTCACCCCAAGCTCGGGAAACGTGCTCGTGCTCGCATCGCCAAGGGTCTCAGGTTCTGTCGGCCAAAGTCCCAGTCCAAGGCTCCAACCAAGGCCAAGCCACCTGCAGCTGCGGCTCCAGCTGCCAAGGGTGCCCAGGCCCCCACCAAAGCTACGGAGTAG
- the ACY1 gene encoding aminoacylase-1 produces the protein MASEGSEAEHPSVTLFRQYLRIRTLQPEPDYGAAVAFFEERALQLGLGCQKVEVAPGRVVTVLTWPGTNPRLSSVLLNSHTDVVPVFQEYWSHDPFEAFKDADGYIYGRGAQDMKCVSIQYLEAVRRLKAEGHHFPRTIHLTFVPDEEIGGHQGMELFVKRPEFQALRAGFALDEGLANPTDAFTVFYSERSPWWVRVTSTGKPGHGSRFIEDTAAEKLHKVVSSILAFREKERQRLQSDPQLKEGAVTSVNLTILEGGVAFNVVPATMSASFDFRVAPDVDLKAFEGQLQDWCQAAGEGVTFECAQKWTEPQVTPTDDSDPWWAAFSGACKDMNLTLEPEIFPAATDSRYLRAVGVPALGFSPMNRTPVLLHDHDERLHEAVFLRGVDIYTRLLPALASVPVLPSES, from the exons ATGGCCAGCGAAGGTAGCGAGGCCGAGCACCCATCCGTGACGCTCTTCCGTCAGTACCTGCGCATCCGCACCCTCCAGCCCGAGCCCGACTATG GGGCAGCTGTGGCCTTCTTTGAGGAGAGAGCACTCCAGCTGGGCCTGGGCTGTCAGAAAGTGGAG GTGGCACCTGGCCGTGTAGTGACCGTGTTAACCTGGCCAGGCACCAACCCCAGACTCTCCTCCGTGTTGCTCAACTCCCATACGGATGTGGTTCCTGTCTTCCAG gaaTATTGGAGTCATGATCCCTTTGAGGCCTTCAAGGATGCAGACGGCTACATCTATGGCAGGGGCGCCCAGGACATGAAGTGTGTCAGCATCCA ATACCTGGAAGCTGTGAGGAGGCTGAAGGCTGAAGGCCACCATTTCCCCAGAACCATCCACTTGACTTTTGTGCCAG atgaggagattgGGGGTCACCAAGGCATGGAGCTGTTTGTGAAGCGGCCTGAGTTCCAGGCCCTGAGGGCTGGCTTTGCCCTGGATGAGG GCCTGGCCAACCCCACTGACGCCTTCACTGTCTTTTACAGTGAGCGGAGCCCCTGGT gGGTGCGGGTCACCAGCACCGGGAAGCCGGGCCACGGCTCGCGATTCATCGAGGACACAGCAGCGGAGAAGCTG CACAAGGTCGTGAGCTCCATCCTGGCTTTTCGGGAGAAGGAGAGGCAGAG GCTGCAGTCAGACCCTCAACTGAAGGAGGGGGCCGTGACCTCCGTGAACCTGACTATCCTAGAAGGCGGCGTGGCTTTTAACGTGGTACCTGCCACCATGAGTGCCAGCTTTGACTTCCGCGTGGCCCCGGATGTGGACCTGAAG GCTTTCGAGGGGCAGCTGCAGGACTGGTGCCAGGCAGCTGGTGAGGGGGTCACCTTCGAGTGTGCTCAG AAGTGGACAGAGCCCCAAGTGACACCTACTGATGACTCAGACCCTTGGTGGGCAGCATTTAGCGGGGCCTGCAAAGACAT GAACCTCACTCTGGAGCCAGAGATCTTCCCCGCTGCCACGGACAGTCGCTATCTTCGTGCG GTAGGGGTCCCGGCTCTGGGCTTCTCACCCATGAACCGCACGCCCGTCCTACTCCACGACCATGATGAACGGCTGCACGAGGCTGTGTTCCTCCGTGGGGTCGACATATACACTCGGCTGCTGCCTGCCCTGGCCAGTGTGCCGGTCCTGCCCAGTGAAAGCTGA
- the ABHD14A gene encoding protein ABHD14A isoform X3: protein MSRSQVALLGLGLGLLFMLLLYVGLPGPPEQTSWLWGDSNVTILAGLTRGSSPIFYREVLPSHRAHRVDVVLLHGKAFSSRTWEQLGTLQLLAQRGYRAVALDLPGFGNSAPSKEASTEAGRAKLLERVLQDLNVQNAVLVSPSLSGRYALPFLMRGHHQLRGFVPIAPASTQNYTQEQFQAVKGDRKEGQNVPPALDIS from the exons ATGAGCCGGTCCCAGGTTGCCctgctgggcctgggcctgggcctgctgttcatgctgctgctatatgTGGGGCTGCCAGGACCCCCTGAGCAGACCTCCTGGCTCTGGGGAGACTCCAATGTCACGATCCTGGCTGGTCTCACCCGTGGCAGCTCCCCCATTTTTTACCGTGAGGTGCTCCCATCCCACCGGGCCCACAG GGTGGATGTGGTGCTGCTCCATGGAAAGGCCTTTAGCTCCCGGACGTGGGAGCAGCTGGGCACACTGCAGCTGCTGGCGCAGAGGGGCTACCGGGCCGTGGCCCTTGACCTTCCAG GTTTTGGGAACTCGGCACCTTCAAAGGAGGCCAGCACAGAGGCAGGGCGGGCAAAGCTGTTGGAGCGAGTGCTGCAGGACCTAAATGTGCAGAACGCCGTGTTGGTGAGCCCTTCACTGAGTGGCCGCTATGCCCTGCCCTTCCTGATGCGAGGCCACCACCAGCTGCGTGGATTCGTGCCCATTGCACCTGCCTCCACCCAGAACTACACCCAGGAACAATTCCAGGCTGTGAAG ggagaCAGAAAAGAGGGTCAGAATGTCCCTCCTGCATTGGACATTTCTTAA
- the ABHD14A gene encoding protein ABHD14A isoform X1 — translation MSRSQVALLGLGLGLLFMLLLYVGLPGPPEQTSWLWGDSNVTILAGLTRGSSPIFYREVLPSHRAHRVDVVLLHGKAFSSRTWEQLGTLQLLAQRGYRAVALDLPGFGNSAPSKEASTEAGRAKLLERVLQDLNVQNAVLVSPSLSGRYALPFLMRGHHQLRGFVPIAPASTQNYTQEQFQAVKTPTLILYGELDRTLARESLRQLRHLPNHSMVKLRNAGHACYLHKPQDFHLELLAFLDHLL, via the exons ATGAGCCGGTCCCAGGTTGCCctgctgggcctgggcctgggcctgctgttcatgctgctgctatatgTGGGGCTGCCAGGACCCCCTGAGCAGACCTCCTGGCTCTGGGGAGACTCCAATGTCACGATCCTGGCTGGTCTCACCCGTGGCAGCTCCCCCATTTTTTACCGTGAGGTGCTCCCATCCCACCGGGCCCACAG GGTGGATGTGGTGCTGCTCCATGGAAAGGCCTTTAGCTCCCGGACGTGGGAGCAGCTGGGCACACTGCAGCTGCTGGCGCAGAGGGGCTACCGGGCCGTGGCCCTTGACCTTCCAG GTTTTGGGAACTCGGCACCTTCAAAGGAGGCCAGCACAGAGGCAGGGCGGGCAAAGCTGTTGGAGCGAGTGCTGCAGGACCTAAATGTGCAGAACGCCGTGTTGGTGAGCCCTTCACTGAGTGGCCGCTATGCCCTGCCCTTCCTGATGCGAGGCCACCACCAGCTGCGTGGATTCGTGCCCATTGCACCTGCCTCCACCCAGAACTACACCCAGGAACAATTCCAGGCTGTGAAG ACCCCGACTCTCATCCTGTATGGGGAGCTGGACCGCACCCTGGCTCGGGAGTCACTGCGGCAGCTCCGCCATCTGCCCAACCACTCCATGGTGAAGTTGCGCAATGCAGGCCACGCCTGCTACCTCCACAAGCCACAAGACTTCCACCTCGAACTCCTTGCTTTCCTTGACCATCTACTGTGA
- the ABHD14A gene encoding protein ABHD14A isoform X2 has translation MGWQRRPKGVGAGVKKKKLFSGAGNRSAERGKALEFRLTKPARCSARCQLRPNTQSAEARRGLRHHHLWLGPLRGPRLWIAGSGFGNSAPSKEASTEAGRAKLLERVLQDLNVQNAVLVSPSLSGRYALPFLMRGHHQLRGFVPIAPASTQNYTQEQFQAVKTPTLILYGELDRTLARESLRQLRHLPNHSMVKLRNAGHACYLHKPQDFHLELLAFLDHLL, from the exons ATGGGTTGGCAACGCAGACCCAAGGGAGTTGGGgctggagtgaaaaaaaaaaaactattttccgGAGCCGGAAACCGGAGCGCTGAGCGGGGAAAAGCTTTGGAGTTCCGGCTCACGAAACCCGCGAGGTGCTCAGCGCGCTGCCAGCTGAGGCCCAACACACAGTCGGCCGAGGCCAGACGTGGTCTCCGGCACCACCACCTCTGGCTCGGTCCCCTCCGAGGACCTCGGTTGTGGATCGCAGGGTCTG GTTTTGGGAACTCGGCACCTTCAAAGGAGGCCAGCACAGAGGCAGGGCGGGCAAAGCTGTTGGAGCGAGTGCTGCAGGACCTAAATGTGCAGAACGCCGTGTTGGTGAGCCCTTCACTGAGTGGCCGCTATGCCCTGCCCTTCCTGATGCGAGGCCACCACCAGCTGCGTGGATTCGTGCCCATTGCACCTGCCTCCACCCAGAACTACACCCAGGAACAATTCCAGGCTGTGAAG ACCCCGACTCTCATCCTGTATGGGGAGCTGGACCGCACCCTGGCTCGGGAGTCACTGCGGCAGCTCCGCCATCTGCCCAACCACTCCATGGTGAAGTTGCGCAATGCAGGCCACGCCTGCTACCTCCACAAGCCACAAGACTTCCACCTCGAACTCCTTGCTTTCCTTGACCATCTACTGTGA
- the ABHD14B gene encoding putative protein-lysine deacylase ABHD14B: MAGVEQHEGTTQVQGQSLFFREARPSGGQAARFSVLLLHGIRFSSETWQNLGTLHRLAQAGYRAVAIDLPGLGRSKEAKAPAPIGELAPSSFLAAVVDALDLGPPVVISPSLSGMYSLPFLTAPGSQLRGYVPVAPICTDKINAADYARVKTSVLIVYGDQDPMGQTSFEHLKQLPNHRVLVMAGAGHPCYLDKPEEWHTGLLDFLRGLA; the protein is encoded by the exons ATGGCGGGCGTGGAGCAGCACGAGGGCACCACCCAGGTGCAGGGCCAGAGCCTCTTCTTCCGAGAGGCTCGCCCCAGCGGTGGGCAGGCCGCCCGCTTCTCCGTGCTGCTGTTGCATGGCATACGCTTCTCCTCCGAGACCTGGCAGAACCTGGGCACGCTACACAGGCTGGCCCAGGCTGGCTACCGGGCTGTGGCCATTGACCTGCCAG GTCTGGGGCGCTCCAAGGAAGCAAAAGCGCCTGCCCCTATTGGGGAGCTGGCCCCCAGCAGCTTCCTGGCAGCTGTGGTGGATGCTTTGGATCTGGGCCCCCCGGTCGTGATCAGCCCATCGTTGAGCGGCATGTACTCCCTGCCCTTCCTCACGGCCCCAGGCTCCCAGCTCCGGGGCTACGTGCCGGTGGCCCCCATCTGCACTGACAAAATCAATGCTGCCGACTATGCCAGAGTGAAG acaTCAGTTCTTATCGTTTATGGAGACCAAGACCCCATGGGTCAGACCAGCTTTGAGCACCTGAAGCAGCTGCCCAACCACCGGGTGTTGGTCATGGCGGGCGCAGGGCACCCCTGTTACCTTGACAAACCCGAGGAGTGGCATACAGGGCTGCTGGATTTCCTGCGGGGGCTAGCATGA